One segment of Acidobacteriota bacterium DNA contains the following:
- a CDS encoding NAD-dependent epimerase/dehydratase family protein has protein sequence MDVVTGAAGHVGANLVRALLARNRPVRACVHRDERALAGLPVERAPLDLLDRDSVRRAVSGADIVFHAAARIFLDEPGQDEGIRVNVEGTRNVIEACREAGVRRLVHVSSVHALEQRPHDSPLDADRALAEETGPLPYDRSKARAERLVLEAVARGLDAVIVAPGAVIGPFDFKPSRMGRLLLALARGRVPALARGGYTWVDARDVAEALIAAAERGTRGRRYLVSGPYATFAELARLVGEASGTRPPRIVVPLWLARLGAPFAAAIARFRGETPLYSPASVAAVAHGNPAVDIRPAARDLGFRPRPLESTVADTIAWFRQAGLLEAPPRR, from the coding sequence ATGGATGTCGTGACGGGAGCGGCGGGTCACGTCGGCGCGAACCTCGTGCGGGCGCTCCTCGCGCGAAACCGCCCCGTCCGCGCGTGCGTCCACCGGGACGAGCGGGCCCTCGCGGGGCTTCCCGTCGAGCGGGCGCCGCTCGATCTGCTCGATCGCGACTCGGTCCGGCGCGCCGTCTCCGGCGCCGACATCGTGTTCCACGCGGCCGCCCGGATTTTCCTCGACGAGCCCGGCCAGGACGAAGGAATCCGCGTCAACGTCGAAGGCACGCGGAACGTGATCGAGGCCTGCCGCGAGGCCGGCGTGCGGCGTCTCGTCCACGTCAGCTCCGTCCATGCCCTCGAGCAGCGGCCGCACGACTCGCCGCTCGACGCCGACCGGGCCCTCGCGGAGGAGACCGGCCCGCTGCCGTACGACCGGTCGAAGGCACGGGCAGAACGGCTGGTGCTCGAGGCGGTCGCGAGGGGTTTGGACGCGGTGATCGTCGCTCCCGGCGCGGTGATCGGTCCGTTCGACTTCAAGCCGTCCCGGATGGGGCGCCTGCTGCTCGCCCTCGCACGGGGCCGCGTACCGGCACTCGCCCGGGGCGGGTACACGTGGGTCGACGCGAGGGACGTGGCCGAGGCCCTGATCGCGGCTGCCGAGCGGGGAACGAGAGGCCGCCGGTACCTCGTGTCGGGACCGTACGCGACGTTCGCGGAGCTGGCGAGGCTGGTCGGCGAGGCCAGCGGAACGCGCCCGCCGCGGATCGTCGTCCCGCTGTGGCTGGCGCGGCTCGGAGCGCCGTTCGCCGCGGCGATTGCGCGGTTTCGCGGCGAAACGCCGCTCTACTCGCCCGCGTCGGTCGCCGCGGTGGCCCATGGAAACCCGGCGGTGGACATCCGCCCCGCCGCCCGTGATCTCGGATTCCGGCCCCGGCCGTTGGAGTCGACCGTGGCCGACACCATCGCCTGGTTCCGGCAGGCGGGATTACTGGAGGCGCCTCCACGCCGATGA
- a CDS encoding bifunctional DNA-formamidopyrimidine glycosylase/DNA-(apurinic or apyrimidinic site) lyase, with the protein MPELPEVETVVRQLAPLATGRRIEEVRILDPLLRAGRPPAYRGRTVARLCRRGKWILFELSGAEPLYLACHLRMTGRLLWRGPDDPLPSHLRARIRLENGEVAFVDPRRLGRLAWTRDPARLGPAGVDPMEPSFTVRRLARLLAGSAQAIKPWLLRQDRLCGIGNIYASEILHAARLDPRRAAGTLDAGEVRRLHRATRRVLASAIRMCGTTFSDFQDARGASGRFQELLAVYGRDGRPCRRCGHPVRRIVQQQRSTFFCPACVGEGRRTGGPEKEKAGRDHGRLRKPSLSRSCSPRE; encoded by the coding sequence ATGCCGGAGCTGCCGGAGGTCGAAACGGTCGTGCGCCAGCTCGCGCCGCTGGCGACCGGCCGCCGGATCGAGGAGGTTCGCATCCTCGACCCGCTGCTGCGGGCGGGGCGGCCGCCGGCCTACCGGGGGCGCACGGTGGCGAGGCTGTGCCGGCGGGGGAAGTGGATCCTCTTCGAGCTTTCCGGGGCCGAGCCGCTGTACCTCGCCTGCCACCTCCGGATGACGGGACGCCTGCTCTGGCGCGGACCCGACGACCCGCTCCCTTCGCACCTGCGCGCGCGAATCCGCCTGGAGAACGGCGAAGTCGCCTTCGTCGATCCGAGGCGGCTCGGGCGGCTCGCCTGGACGCGGGATCCCGCGAGGCTCGGACCGGCAGGGGTCGATCCGATGGAGCCTAGCTTCACCGTCCGGCGGCTCGCCCGGCTCCTCGCCGGCAGCGCGCAGGCGATCAAGCCGTGGCTCCTCCGGCAGGATCGCCTGTGCGGCATCGGGAACATCTACGCCAGCGAGATCCTCCACGCCGCGCGGCTCGACCCGCGCCGCGCCGCGGGCACGCTCGATGCCGGGGAGGTCCGGAGACTGCACCGCGCGACCCGGCGCGTGCTCGCTTCCGCCATCCGGATGTGCGGGACGACCTTCTCCGACTTCCAGGATGCCCGTGGCGCCTCCGGCCGTTTCCAGGAGCTGCTCGCCGTGTATGGCCGCGACGGCCGCCCGTGCCGCCGGTGCGGGCATCCCGTGCGCCGGATCGTGCAGCAGCAGCGGAGCACGTTCTTCTGCCCGGCGTGCGTCGGCGAGGGACGCCGGACCGGCGGTCCGGAAAAGGAGAAAGCCGGCCGCGATCACGGCCGGCTCCGAAAACCGTCGTTGTCGAGAAGCTGCTCGCCCCGAGAGTAA